A genomic stretch from Narcine bancroftii isolate sNarBan1 chromosome 9, sNarBan1.hap1, whole genome shotgun sequence includes:
- the prss59 gene encoding thymus-specific serine protease isoform X5, producing the protein MPLYHVYDLKMWGVISITRMTSFLLFISCEWCALSFHHSRYLRILRQKLHFRGTEQWFVQRLDHFNAADRRVWNQRFYINGTFYQPDGPVFLMIGGEGTANPAWMDHGAWITFAKKLGALCLLIEHRFYGKSQPTMDLSLSNLQYLRSDQALADLAHFRAMVDIKMNLTLNKWIAFGGSYPGSLAAWFRLKYPHLVYAAVASSAPLQAVINFSEYLEEVTYSLESSSAPCPLLVKDASDTLTEFLSKADKYSQVTQDFQLCEPLEIKSGMDSAYLLETLAGNFMDVVQYNKDNRVFEDPKGTNITIDMLCTIMENSSLGIPYQRYAKVSQLLLDTDEVKCLDASYRKFLSDMMNTSWAAPAADGSRQWAYQSCTEFGYYQSTQSLLQPFSGFPLSEM; encoded by the exons ATGCCTTTATATCATGTTTATGACCTTAAAATGTGGGGTGTGATATCAATAACTAGAATGACAtcctttcttcttttcatttcctgTGAATGGTGCGCTTTAAGTTTTCATCATTCCAGGTACCTCAGAATTTTACGGCAGAAACTCCATTTTCGGGGAACTGAGCAATGGTTCGTCCAGAGGCTGGATCATTTCAATGCTGCTGATCGGAGGGTATGGAACCAG AGATTTTATATCAATGGTACATTTTATCAACCTGATGGTCCTGTCTTTCTTATGATTGGTGGAGAGGGCACTGCAAATCCAGCATGGATGGACCATGGTGCCTGGATAACATTTGCCAAAAAATTGGGTGCCCTCTGTCTTCTTATAGAgcatcgattttatggaaaaagtcAGCCAACAAT GGACTTGAGCCTATCAAATCTTCAATACCTCCGCAGCGATCAGGCCCTGGCAGATCTCGCCCACTTTCGAGCAATGGTAGATATAAAAATGAACCTTACACTCAACAAATGGATTGCTTTTGGAGGGTCCTATCCAGGATCCCTTGCAGCgtggttcagactgaaatatCCACACCTAGTCTACGCTGCCGTGGCATCCAGTGCACCACTGCAAGCTGTTATCAACTTCTCAG AGTATTTGGAAGAGGTGACCTATTCTTTGGAAAGTTCTAGTGCACCATGCCCTCTCCTTGTGAAAGATGCCTCTGATACACTCACAGAATTCTTGTCAAAAGCTGACAAGTATAGCCAGGTTACGCAAGATTTCCA GTTATGTGAACCACttgaaataaaatctggaatggattctgcTTATTTATTGGAAACTTTGGCTGGGAACTTCATGGATGTGGTCCAATATAACAAAGACAACAGAGTTTTTGAG GACCCAAAAGGCACCAACATTACAATTGATATGCTCTGTACTATCATGGAAAATTCATCGCTGGGCATTCCTTACCAGAGATATGCTAAGGTCTCGCAGCTCCTACTGGATACGGATGAAGTAAAGTGTCTGGATGCAAGTTACAGAAAGTTTTTATCTGATATGATGAACACCTCCTGGGCTGCTCCAGCAGCAGATGGAA
- the prss59 gene encoding thymus-specific serine protease isoform X4: MPLYHVYDLKMWGVISITRMTSFLLFISCEWCALSFHHSRYLRILRQKLHFRGTEQWFVQRLDHFNAADRRVWNQRFYINGTFYQPDGPVFLMIGGEGTANPAWMDHGAWITFAKKLGALCLLIEHRFYGKSQPTMDLSLSNLQYLRSDQALADLAHFRAMVDIKMNLTLNKWIAFGGSYPGSLAAWFRLKYPHLVYAAVASSAPLQAVINFSEYLEEVTYSLESSSAPCPLLVKDASDTLTEFLSKADKYSQVTQDFQLCEPLEIKSGMDSAYLLETLAGNFMDVVQYNKDNRVFEDPKGTNITIDMLCTIMENSSLGIPYQRYAKVSQLLLDTDEVKCLDASYRKFLSDMMNTSWAAPAADGRPNQPSLGSARVQALKAVATGRSALALWKGRPVPVARGSRCPGSVRSLPCPSR; this comes from the exons ATGCCTTTATATCATGTTTATGACCTTAAAATGTGGGGTGTGATATCAATAACTAGAATGACAtcctttcttcttttcatttcctgTGAATGGTGCGCTTTAAGTTTTCATCATTCCAGGTACCTCAGAATTTTACGGCAGAAACTCCATTTTCGGGGAACTGAGCAATGGTTCGTCCAGAGGCTGGATCATTTCAATGCTGCTGATCGGAGGGTATGGAACCAG AGATTTTATATCAATGGTACATTTTATCAACCTGATGGTCCTGTCTTTCTTATGATTGGTGGAGAGGGCACTGCAAATCCAGCATGGATGGACCATGGTGCCTGGATAACATTTGCCAAAAAATTGGGTGCCCTCTGTCTTCTTATAGAgcatcgattttatggaaaaagtcAGCCAACAAT GGACTTGAGCCTATCAAATCTTCAATACCTCCGCAGCGATCAGGCCCTGGCAGATCTCGCCCACTTTCGAGCAATGGTAGATATAAAAATGAACCTTACACTCAACAAATGGATTGCTTTTGGAGGGTCCTATCCAGGATCCCTTGCAGCgtggttcagactgaaatatCCACACCTAGTCTACGCTGCCGTGGCATCCAGTGCACCACTGCAAGCTGTTATCAACTTCTCAG AGTATTTGGAAGAGGTGACCTATTCTTTGGAAAGTTCTAGTGCACCATGCCCTCTCCTTGTGAAAGATGCCTCTGATACACTCACAGAATTCTTGTCAAAAGCTGACAAGTATAGCCAGGTTACGCAAGATTTCCA GTTATGTGAACCACttgaaataaaatctggaatggattctgcTTATTTATTGGAAACTTTGGCTGGGAACTTCATGGATGTGGTCCAATATAACAAAGACAACAGAGTTTTTGAG GACCCAAAAGGCACCAACATTACAATTGATATGCTCTGTACTATCATGGAAAATTCATCGCTGGGCATTCCTTACCAGAGATATGCTAAGGTCTCGCAGCTCCTACTGGATACGGATGAAGTAAAGTGTCTGGATGCAAGTTACAGAAAGTTTTTATCTGATATGATGAACACCTCCTGGGCTGCTCCAGCAGCAGATGGAA ggccaaaccagccgtccctggggtccgcgcgggtgcaagcgctgaaggccgtggcgaccgggagaagtgcactcgcgctgtggaagggccgtccggtgccagtcgcgcggggctcgcgctgcccggggtccgtgcgcagcctgccatgcccgtcgcgctga